Part of the Rissa tridactyla isolate bRisTri1 chromosome 3, bRisTri1.patW.cur.20221130, whole genome shotgun sequence genome, TTCCATCTGAAAGATCACTGGATGAAAACGAGATCAAACAGTGTGaactttgtggtttggttttggtgtttgttttttttttttttttttttccaagttggtGTTATGTTTTTTCTGCTAAGAACTACCTTTAAAAGAGCTTTTCTAATTTTTGGGAAATAGTCTTTCTATTGTTGCTAGGGTGTGGATAGGCAGTGATCATAAGGTATAGCCAAGGGTTGGATGTGTCATCTCCCTACCAAGTCCTTAAAGGTTTGCTGGGCTACGAATGTGTTCAGCTGCTCTCCAGTGTGACTGTGACCTTTTCTCCCCTTGTGAATCACTAGCTGAGCAacatgatggttttttttttttctccttcagactGATGATGTCCCTAAGTGTTAAGACAAATTTACACCCGCTGTAAGCCTGCAGGGGCTGGGCACTTTCTTTCAGCTGTGTTGAACTTTCCAGCAAAAGTTCAAATCAGCAGCTATATCAGTGCCACTCACCTTGGCTGTACTGACAATGTCAGGATCGCTCACAAGGAAATAACAAAAGGAGTCAGTTACCTGCACTGCCTGTCCATGCTTTTCTTGAGAGTTTTTTTTAGTTTAACTGTGGCTCTAAGGCGCTTTCCACAGTCCCTTAGGCACAGGTAGGCTGTATGTTATGGTGGTACTGGGTTAATCATGCCTCACTGGCTACACCagagtaactttttaaaaagccatcaTTTATCATTCCAGTTTGTCTTCAAGCTCACTGCAGCCAAGCAGCAGGACCACTTTTTTCAAGCTGCCTACCTGGAGGAGAGAGATGCCTGGGTCCGGGATATAAAGAAAGCAATTCGTTGCCTAGATGGAGGCCAAAGGTTTGCCAGAAAATCCACAAGAAAGTCTATCAGGCTGCCTGAAACAATCAACCTGAGGTTTGTTCTTATAGCTCTGCTCACCCGTTTACTTCCATCTGCAGGCAGTGTGACAGATAAGTAACCTCAGTCTGGAAGAATTATGAGTTTATCTGTCCATGCTACCTCTCTAGTTTCCTCAGAGCCCTTTCTGCATGACTAACAGTTTCAGAGTGCATAATGTGTCAGAAATGAGCTAGCAATTAGAACTGGGAAGATAATTTTTAATACCAAAACATGCTTATTTATCAAAGGATTTTGCTGATAAGGAAATTCCTACACCGCAGTGCAAAAGGAGACCCCAGCCAAAGTGTTATTCTTCCAGGAGAGGCATTTTTATACAGTATATAAtttgttgcaaaaatattttaaaccttttGTTTGCTCTCCAGACAAATGCTGATGTTAGCCTAGTTTTTGGATAGTGAGGGAAGAGTGGTGCCTGCCAGAGAACTTGGAACtggcaaagggagaaaaagagataaaGGGCACACATAGGAAGCCATCTCTTTGTGAATACCTTAAAAAAATTGAGGACAACTTATTTTTTACCTCTGAGCATTAAATAAATACCAATATACAAATGAGCCTGCAGTGTTCCTTAGAGGACAGTAAAACTGCACAGGGCCAAGATCCAACTAAATCTGACTTCACAGGCTTCAGCAGAGGATCACCCTGACTTAGCCTGTGACATTTAATATTTGTCCTTCTTGTCATTCCAGAGCTCCAGGGAATTAAGAGTTCTGAGCAAGTGAAAAGCGGCTGGGAGGAAGGAAGTCAGACCAGGGTCACTGAGGTTACTTAGGGCCTCTGAGAGCATGCAGGCTTTGGAGATACCACAGCCACAAGTTTTCTGCTCAGCCAAGGACCTCGGGGGGAACGTAGCAAAGCAGTGAGCACCCCTCTTGGCACTGAGGCTGTGGGACCCTGTGAATGTGCTTCAGCGATGGGTGTTCCTCTCTTCACGCTACAGTCACCACAAGTTGTTCCATTCTGAAAATATGGGGGTGTGGTGAGCCGTCTGTGCACTCCCCGCTCTGCTCCCACAGCTGTGACGTAGTGAGGCCTCCAGGCTTTGCAACATAAATTTTTCAGATTAAACTAAGCCATGCTATAGCTCTGCAGAGATTAATAGCCAGCAAAACATGAAGACCCCATGAATGACAATGATATTATTGCATGAACCCGCTAAAACTTCTTATTTGCTAACAGTTTCTGTGGTTCTTTTTATGCACAGTGCTTTGTACCTCTCAATGAAAGATCCTGAAAAGGGAATAAAGGAGTTGAAgctggaaaaagataaaaaggtgTTCAATCACTGCTTTACAGGTAAGGAGCTCTTGTCCCTCTTTTCCATATGATAAAGGGAGCAAAGGGCCGAGAGGCTATAGATAGATAAAAGAGCTCTAAGCTCTATAGACCACAGagaagtttgaaaagaaaacctgtcTTATGTTTTCTTGACCAGCAACAGGAGGTGCTTAAAGGATGAAGTTTGAAAAAGTGTTCAGTTATGGCCATAGTAAGCAAGAgaatatgaagaaatttaaccAGTGCCAGAAAGATTGAACTAGGTCTTTGTAGAAAGTTGCTGAAACACTTAACTCCACAAGAATTAttcctttctgaatttttcaTCAACAAACTGTTACACATTGTCATTCCTGTCCTGCTCCAAGTCAAATCTGTGGGTGCTAGAGTTGAAAGTCTGTTTGGACAGCACTGTGTCAGTAACATAGCAGCCTGGTAGACTGCCTTTTCCAGGTGTGGCTGTCCTTCCTACTTCCCTAGTCCCTGTCCCTCAGGCTTTCCAGCTCAGCCCTGTGTCTCCTCCCAGTTCTTGTCTCCCTCAGGTACAGTGTTCCAAGAGTTGTACTGGCCCCTGCCATCAGTTGGATCGGCTGTACCTCACTGGATGACCCAGGCACTGTTCCAGATTAGCTCTCTGCATTGTCACCAAGAACACCTTTCAGGATATTGCTGAATAGATGGAATAGGCTTATTGCCTGTGTATTTTTAGGCTTCTTTGTGTCTGTCTTGGTTTGTGGTTGATATTATTTGTTCCTTTGTAATCAGGTGCCTCTGTGATTGACTGGCTGGTGTCTAGCAACTCCATCCGAAATCGCAAAGAAGGTCTGATGCTTGCCTCTTCCCTCTTGAGTGAAGGCTACCTACAGCCTGCAGGAGATACAtccaaggctgctgctgagggaCTGTCAGACACCCCCTTCTTAGATCTCAGTGATGCCTACTATTACTTTGtgagtggtttggtttttctaCTGTCTCAGACTTGCTGATGCTCTGCTTTTCTCAGGTTTTTTATCGGGTTTCTTAAGTCCTGGAGGAAAGATTGTACAGAAATAGAGAGATCCATGTTAATTGTCTTTCTCTACGTGAGACTCAATGAACTGGCTCACTTTAATGATTGTAAGCAGGACATTTTTTATGGCATCCTTCTAAGTGAACTGAGTGCTGAGATCAAGCTGGGTTCTTTTTAATTTAGACTTTGTTCCTGGTAATTTCATCAGCGACCAGAATTTAGCCATTGGTTCCCCTGATGATTCAGTGGAAGGGAAGAGAGTAATTCATTATCATGGGGCTTCTCAGAGTGGCACAAGCTACAAACCCATTTTTGTGCAGAGCCATCAAATCTGACTCAGCACgcgcacacacactcacacacacacacagacaccctcACACCCACCCCTTGCCTGTGAGGGGAGAAGCAAAAGTTTTTAATATTCCCCAGTAACACCTGTGCTGGGTAGCTTACCCAACCTTTTCAATTTATTGCTTTGTATTCTCTAGATTGATTTGAAGAACTTGCAATATCACAATCACAGTCAAATACTGTTTTAAAGATGTTTCACTTAGGAGCTTGTGCTAACAAAAAAGTGTGCCTTCTGTCAAGTAAAATGCTTAAATATTACAATTCGGTTTATATTTAACACATAGAATCACTCCACTTCAGCAAAACGAATCTCCCATTATTTCATTCGTTTTCCTAGAATGTATCCCTGGTAGGGACAATTTACCTGTGCAACAACAGAAGCAGAGATGCTGGTGGTGAAGGCAGGCTTGTGGCCACCACAGTTCCTGGCTACCTGGGACACTTCACCAAGCAGCCCGTGTGTGCTCTGCCAGCTCTCAGCTTGTTTCTAGTTTCATTCAATACCAGTGTGGTGTGAGGAAGTCACAGCTGGCCAATGTCTGACTTGCTATCATACAAGTAGGCAGCACGCATATTTATTCTGAGCTATGTGAATGGTTACCTACATTGACATCATTTAAACAGTGTAAGGTTTCAGTAAGTAGCATCACAATTTATCTGGTGTGGAATGGATGTGATGCATGGATCCTGAGACAGACAATACTCAGTCCGCACATCACAACATCACAGCTATAGAAAATGGCAAATTTCAAAAACTAAGGGCAGTTCTTGTTGTTGAAGACAGCCTCAATGGAgcatttttcttcacaaattctAGATAGTGGTAACGATggatggaggaagagaaagggtGTGTTGGCTGCAGGGATGTCCAGCCTGGAGTGTATTGGCTGTGCTGGCATTGCTTCATATGAACTGCTGTCTGTGTGCTTTTAAAAACCTGTGATATCATGGGATAGAGGCAGCCTGTCCATCATGGAGAAAATGTGACACCAAGAATCATGGAGAATGGAGGCACTAAGATATACACAGATGCTCCAGCTGTCCCCAGATCCCCTGAGACCCATTGATGTAGTCCTAACTCACACTGAAATGCTTCCATGGTAACTTGGAGAGCTTCTCAATTTCACTGGGAGATTTTTCCAGTAaaagagttgattttttttttttttttggggtggcaAAAACAGGGTGGAGAGAAGCCAGATATTTATGTGTACATAAACATGCAGCAGCTGTGTaacttctgaattttcttttgtgGTCATGCAGCCAGACAGTGGGTTTTTCTGCGAGGGAAATTCTAGTGATGATGATGTAGTCCTGAAAGAAGAATTCAGAGGCATGGTAGTCAAACAAGGATGTTTGCTGAAACAGGTCAGTATTGCACGTGTTCCATCCTGTCACTGGGATGATGTTGCATGGATACAAGATTACTCTTTTATGCCTAAAAGCTTTGGAGAAGAGAGAAACTAGCCTATGCCACCTCTACACTTGCCAGGTTTCACCTCTCTCCCTTTTGGCTTTGCACAAAGAATGGTTGCTGCAGCATGGCAGCAGGGCTTTTGCCCAACATTGCAAGGTTTATTGCTCTTACTATGAAATAAGACAGTTTATAGTTTTAATTACGGAAGAGTGCTAAAGCAGAAGATGTGACAAGTCATTGGTTAAATGCAGAACTGAACTCAGGTAAAAAGGCTGCCAATCCAGTGTCCCTCTGGACACACAACTGGATTCAGTTTCCAGTTTTCACAGGCATTTTCAGCATACCTGAGCAAAGGAGTCCTTTCAGTCACTTAACATTTGATCCTGTCCCATCTGTAAGATGGAAGATAACTGTATACCTTCCTTTTCCAGCAAAACTTTAATCAATACGGTGAATATCATGGTAAGATCCTGACTTGCCATTAATCACCTCTCTAGGATGCCTGTTCTGGTGTTTGACCACCCACTGTGTAAAGAAAGTCTGAACCTCTGCTGTTAAAATACTCCTTGGGAGCCTAAGAACTTTTTGGTGGTGCTCACTTGTACATCTCTTGCTCAGTCAGATTACTCAAAGGCAATGGAAGAAATTAGATACACATCTTTCTGCTAACTTTTACACTGTCACGTTCATGTCTGTCTAATTAGCAAGAGCTTCCTTGCAAACAGCGGAGCTAATTGAGAAACTAATATTTTGAAATGCTCAGAGGAAGTGAGTCATGACAGTCTTCCAGCAGTATTAGTCTGGATTTGGTCACCCTCAGTGAGTTGTAGATCGTTGTTTGGAAGTGTCACTGCTTCTGCTGAAAATGCTTTCGGCAGACCTATATTTTCCCCACCCATCATTTCAGTCTTGAAAACAGGCAATGAGGCATCTACATCCATATCGGATGGTGGTGTTATTTTTGCTTGAGCTTCTCAGCCATGAACCCTCTGCAGAGTGCTTGAGCCAGATAagcctttgttgttgttgtctttgcAGGGAGAGAAGAACCTTCAGCTCATTGTTCCCAGTAGTTCAAGGTACCTTCCTGCAAGGCATTTCACAGCCAAGTTTTCTGGCAAGCGTTTAAGCCCAGTTTTCACAGCCCTCATGTGAACGTCGTAACTACCAGACTACGAGACATGTTTAGGGGAATCTTCCATGTTGAAGCTGTTCTGCTTTgtacaaaaaatacaaagagaaacagTGTGATAGCCCAGTTGTTGTGCAAAACAGTGGGATGCAGAAAGGCCACATTCATGTCCTACTCAAGTGAATATTTCCTGTCCAAAATATTCAGCTTCTCCCTTTTGTATTTCCCAGTTCTCTCACCTGTGGGTAAGCTGACTGTAAGCGCTTGCAGGCAAATGAGTTCACGACATTCCTGTTTTTGCATTTTCCTAGGGACATCGGAGGAAGAACTGGAAAGTGAGAAAGTTTGTTTTAAGAGATGACCCTGCATATCTTCACTACTACGATCCTGCTGGAGTGAGAGACATTTTGTTTATTTCcctgtttgttttaaagccaaTGCCTTGTAGAAATATCTGAATGGAGTATTTGCAGAGGAATGTGTGATAGGGAAGACCAAGCAGGACAGCAGGGTTGTTTGTGTTCACACGGCCTAGCCGtcctctggaaaagcagagtgAAGGATGGTTTCTGGGGCTGCCAAGTCAGGGTGGCAAGTGCTACCCAGACCTGGGAACAGATCACACTGAACTGGGCTCTCACCTCTTACCTGTGATTAACTAGAATTAATGTGTGCTCTCGCTTGATTAAAATGAACTAGGTCATAAGTGCAAATGAACACAATACAGTCATTTTGCAGTTTATAACTGAGATATTTTCTGGTCAGTCTGAGACATGGTGTTCCATTTCTTTTGTAATTCTAACAGGCCAAACCTTGCCCTAAGAAAGGAAGGAGCATTGCTATGGGCAAAACCTACCCCCAAAAGCTGGCATTCAGGTAGATTCAGCCCACAGGGTTTATTTCATCCTGCATTGCTGCAGGAGCAGTGCTGTTGTGGGTTACAGGGACTTTATGTCGTGCCTGTCCCCCTTGGCAGAGGCAGCCTAAACACACTGCAGAATCAACACTGAGGAGTTTGTGACCTCCCTATTCCCAGCTTGCCTTTCCCTCTCCTGGCATCCCCTCCCAAAGGGCTGAGGTGTGTCAGCTTTTAGGAACTGCTTCTTTGGAACTTATGACAACAAAAATGCATCTTCACCCATTCATTGACTGTCACAGTCCTCAAGTGCACAAGAGGCCAAGTTGTAAATAACAGTATAGCTGCTCTTGCTGCTCGGTAAGAATACTTCTATCATCTACTCTTTTTCTAACTaatctttttttctattcacTGCAACATCAAAAGAAAAGTTACAGTTGGCACAAGGCTTATATTCTTCTTGTACATTTGTTCAGGACATGCTAAATACTCTGCAGATCCTGAATTCCAAATCCCAAAAGGGACTTCCTATTTATTTGTAGGTCTTCCCCCTACCACACCCCCCACCCTCCATGTCACACACAGACTGAGGATCCCCTGGTTTCCCAGGGGACATACTAAGTcagcaaatgtttttgtttccattCTGCCGTTGTAGGCAGATATTAACATGTGAAAGTTTCAGAAGTGTTGCATTTCATTTCATGTCCTCACCAGGGAGAAGAACCACTAGGAGCAATTCACTTGAGAGGCTGTGTGGTGACAGCAGTGGAAGATATGCCAGACTGTAAGGAACCATATTTAATGAGCTCTGTAATAAGTTTTTGGTACATTCTTTCAATCTGTCTGAAATCAAAAGTTGTTTTTACTCAAAAGCAATCTATGTGCAATGATTCAGTAACTGTTCTAGTAAGTAGTCTCTCTGTTGCCGTCTTAATTACTGGAGGATACTGTGGTAAAGGTAGCAACAGGGAATCCTGTGTTTTCTCAGTTGTTTAGAGAAGACTTGTCAAAAGGATGACACCATCCCTATGTTAGGATAAGTGGCCTTAGACAAAGTAAGATGGGTTTGCTCTTTTTAGTTGATGAATCTGGGGTGGAAGCTTTGTGTTAGAAATAGTTATGCCAACACAGTATTACTGTTCACGTTCTGTTCCCTCCCAAAACTAGAAGTTGTGGGAACAGCAACGGTTAAGCGTTGCTGCAAGGAACAAGAAACACTCATTCCATGCATTCTCCCTTCCATGGGAGAGGCAGACTATCATAACCAGCAAGAAAGTCTGTTGGCATCTCAGCATCTGTGTAGGCTGTGCTGGCAGATACAAAAAGAACCGGAGCTTGTGGAGGTGACATGAACCTAAACATCTTGATTTTGTAGCTGGCATGGGAGGGTTTGGGGAAGATGACCCGTCTGCAGGACTGCAGATCCTTTGATGATTGGAGATCAATTAACCAGAGACTCTTGAAGGTGAAAAGTGCAGATTTCGTGGGTTGTTTCTCCAAGAGAGAGACCTATCTCATGGACCCGATTTGCAATCTGTTTGTGAAGGCCTGATCAGGCACTGGTGTAGAAAGGAAAGACATCCCCTTACAGTGTGTAAAGGAAGAAACATTGTAAATACAAGACTTTATTCTCTCATAGCTGATTTCCTTGTTTCTTCTCTGTAGCCAAGAAGTATGATGTTGACAACATTCTCTTTGAAATCATCACAGCAAGTGAAATCCACTATTACTTGCAAGCAGCCTCATCTGCAGAGCGTACGGAGTGGATCAAAGCAATTCAGACAGTTTCTAGGACTGGAAAATGAAGATGATCTGCCAGCAAGAAGACAGACAACTGAAATTAGTtactcaaaacaaaacaattttagcATTTCACTGAGAGAAAGCGATATCATCCAGAAAGGCATCCTAAGGCTTGTGGGTTGGGGGTGAGGGCGGGTAATAAGTTTCAATTCTATAGTGGGCACTAACAAACTAACATTTTTCCACCTGTGTTATGGTAATATTTTACTAAATTATAGCATAGAGCATGCCATATTACTGTGTGCTACTTAGAGTAATCAGTCTACCTTGGGAAGGTTGCAcccttccctgctgccacagCTGATAGTAAGAATTTCACCATTAACAGAGGCCAGAGTCATGTCACTGACTGAGGAACTCAAACCAGTCACCTACCATTCAGCCTGTGTTGTGTTTCAGTATCTTCAGATATTTCGAAGTCTTCCCAGGATAAACTTTACACTTTGTTCTTCAGCAGATCTTTTTAGTGCTTGTTCACCCATACAAGTGATGCCGTAGatttaaggaaagaaatcaacTTACCTGGAAACCTGATCCACTCCTTTGTAATCTTTCAGTGTTaaggaagggaaaaatgcagACAACTATGGAAATGCCATGTGGAAAGCAATGACAACTCAATGACAGCGGTATGAGGAAAAGTCTCTTCCCACAGTATTTCAAGCAGGAAGCAATTTCAGTTCAACTTCTTTATCACCTGGTTTTGATTTTGCTAAATTTCTCCATAAGAATCTGCTCTAGGACCATTGCTTCCCTTCATTTAGGTCTCCAAAACAGTTGCTAGGGTGTCATGTACTGCTGATTTGACCTGTATTTGAATTAAGAATcttggaggagaagggaaaggatcCATGGGTTACTTATTTGAACTGCTGATTGAAgtggttttgtttaggtttttctcttttaacatcCAGCAACATACTTAGTCCTTGGTTCTGTGCCTTAGTAATATAAGAGAAACCTTATGCTTGCTGTAACCGAAATAAACATTATTATTCGATAGGGTCAGTTTACCTGAtgaatccttattttttttggctGACTGTACGTATCAAACTTCTAAGTTTAAACTTTAAGCAGGAGTTGAAAGTCAAGTTCATGTCAGACTGTCAGTCTGTCACACGTCATACTGATGTTTCTGCGTGCAAGTAAACTTCGAAACTTTTAAAACTCTCTTTGTAGATGTAATAAGGTACCTTatctttaaaaattcttattCACATCTTTTCAGTCTAGGGAGAAATCTAGAGCTAAAGCTTCTCTTCAATGCTGCTTAATTATACCTGTATCTGAGCTGATGAGCCTGAAGTTGTTTTGTGCTAGTGTTGCTTATCACAATGAAAACACAGCCTTGcagggcagcaggctggccaacaTGGCATTGTCATGTCCATTTAAGACATCCAGTGGAAATCAGCTTCTGGCAGGCATTTCCTGTATCTCACGCAAGCTGACAGGACTGCTGAACCCTGGTCTGTCATTCTGAGGAAGGAAGACTCATGGCAAAAAGATACCCTGTTTGCACAGCCTGCTTTCTTGATAATCGCTTTGTGGTCGCTGCTTATTTTTGCTCTCGAAGCTCACTAACCCAAAAATATCCTATGGcacaggaaaatagaaaaaaaaaaaaaaaaacaaacacaaactaaaCCACACAGAACCAAACAACAGAAACTTGCCAAGCTTAGCAAAGGAGGGATGCAACTGccaatttttaataaaactgaaaagttttACCAGTCTTTGACCTTGTCATTTCGTCCTGCGCCCAGTCCAAGGGTACAGCTGTCCACCTATGGATGGTATTTTCTCTGGAAGGTGATGGTAGGCATTGTATTTGTGGAAGAGCTCTGACGTTTGTATCGGACTATATCAACAGCTTTCTAACCTCATAGGTATCTTTTGAAGATAGATCACAAGGGTTTGTATGTGTCTGTGCTTCTTGGCGGAAACGGGAAGAGTGGAAGTGCCACCCTGCCTACATGTCCTGCTATAAATGCTTTCATTTGCCTGAGACAGGTACTGGGAGTGACTCCGAACTGTTCTTCCTTATAATCAGGTTCTCATGCTTTTCTGGACATCAGTAATTAGCTCTACATTCCAGAGTGAATGTGCTCTAGTCTATTTTCAGTCAAGGCCTGACaagaaaaacaatacatttcACAGATCTTTCTTTCTGATAAGCTCTTCACAGGGGATGAATTGGAGACCAGGGTTGTTATGGGGCTCAGTTTCAAAGATATTTGGTTTCCTAACTCATggcagtgcttttgaaaaatcaaagtagGTACCTGAATGCCACCAGCAGTCTGACCTTAGGAATTGTGCATGAGGTGATGACAATTGTCACAACCCTTGAGCTGAGTCAGGAAAGTCTCTAAGGAGAGAGCTACTGGAGTTGAGACAATGTGTCGAGGATGTAATAGATGACtgcctgtgagaaaaaaaaaaggttagtttTATATCACTATAATTTCTAGAGATACTAGGTAGATCTTGTCCAAGGGAATTCAGTATTACAAAACAACTGCAAGTCTATCATAGGTTACAAGGCCAACCCAGTTACTCAGAAGGCATGAAGGGAAGAGGCACATATCCTAAATACTAGCACAAGAGGGAGCAGACCTAGTACAAGGAACTGCtaattgaaagaggaaaaacagaagagcagaCCTTCATGTGCCATGCTTCCTCCATCTGTTTTCACCCTCAAACTATTTAAATTGGCCTTCTACGCACTCACAAGTACCACATCAACATCAGTTCCTTTTGTACTTATAATGTGAACTAGTCTTTTCTGTTAGACTAAAGGACAGCAAATTAAACCATTGTGGATAAGGACTGTATAATCTTCAATTGCTGTAAAACTTGTATGATATAATCTACTATAAAGATCCTCTTAGGTTTGTGTTTGACTTGCCACATCTTACATGGAGCAGTTTTCCCCTCCCCTGGAATGCTGATTGCGTGGTTATTACAGTCAGGTTTTCAGGAACATTGATTAACCATGCATCCATAAAAACACACATGTAGACATGGAGCTCCTTATTCCgtggtttaaaagaaaacaggagaaagcaaACCACACGCAGTGAAAAAATAACATCCATGAGGACTGCAACAGCCTTACAAGCTTTCAGCCacaggtgctgctgcttcttatAATCCAATACACACCACATATGGAGCTGGTTATTTCTTAATGTGTTTCTAGCAGTGGTTTCCAAGAGCTGTTTACTTTCCCTGCACTGTAGCTTTCTTCTGAAGGGTGAGGTTACTATTATTTTGTTGCTAAATGTAGCTATTTTGGTGGTGTTCTTTGCAGTATgctgtctttgctttttatttgaaagaatagTTAACAGAAAGTATTAAAGGTctactgaaaatgtgtttttagtAACAGAATGCTTTATTGAGGAATCTTTAACCAAAGTTTGttcctaaagaagaaaaaacttgtTAATGCCTCTGAGGTATGATCTATTGTGTACTGTAAAATCCCTCTTTTACACAAAGTTTTTATTTGCGTTTGTTAGTGTAGTATTGCAGATAATTTTTCAATGCAGCAACACTCCTGTCTTTTTCTTAGATTTCACTTTATTACAAATGTTAAAcactaattatttcctttttttttcaccccctatttttttctcaaatatctAGAAGGCATTTTAAGTTTAAATGACTTGCTTCACAGGGCTCTGGATAAGTGCTTTTATTGTTTGTAATGTCTCGCTGTTTGTTCCGAGTTCAGGCTTGGTAGTGCTAAAACTAAGAATCCTGAAAACTTGCTGTAGATAACCTTTTTGGTGAGGGCCAGAAACATTGTAgtagggtgggggttttttgacggggtttttttggctggttttttCACTGGGGCTTTTTctgtttatacattttaaaaccaTAGGAGACTATAGTGggaactttaaaaagcaaaaaaaaagaagataacagTCCTCTGCTGATTGTTGTTGGTAGTCGATATTTCTGTGGGTGCCTTcagtttgtgttttgaaaagtGCACGTGTTTTCACTTGTGAACTGTGGTCTTCTCCTTGATATATTGAGGCTTGATCGTGCTCAGTATAAATGTCTGTGTGCAATGGAGGACTTGAAGCTGGGCTTCAAATTAGAATTTCTCTCTCCCATTTGGGTTTCCTGCTGGCTACTGGGGGGATGCGAACTCTCATCTTCTTACCAGCCACTTTTTGGAGGAGTTTTTGGGTTTGATAGCTTTGGCAGCTTGAGAAAACTGCGTGTGCCACGCAATAAATAGGGCTAAGTTCTTTAGCTTACCTAATTGaataatttttaaggaaatatgtTATGTTGAGTTTGTCCTAATGTACATGGAAGTGGAATATGTGTGCTCTTACACGTTAGTAATATGCCACAACATGCAAGATGTTCTTTTCAAAAGCTAGGATGAAGTAAAATGCAAGGCTGTTTGCACAGCCTCTGGTGGGAAAGATTGCTTCCGGATTATACAATGAAGTAATTGCATAGTTATATCATTTAGCCTGTAAGCTGAGCAGTCCTTGATGTGTAAAGTGTCAGATGTCTGCCCTTTACCATCAGGACACAGGATGGAAATCTCAGTTGTGCTTCTTGTGACCACTGTTGCCAGTGATTAAGGAGCCTTTCTCTCGCTTTCTAATCTTTTCTCTGCTACCCAGCAGCATTGTTCCTGTCGTGAGTATCTGTCTCATATCTTTCTGTGTTACTTGTGTGACACTGAGGAGCGCAAAGACAGCTTAAAAAGCAAAAGGTGGAGGCAGGATCAGCGTTCTG contains:
- the PLEK gene encoding pleckstrin — encoded protein: MEREPMRIREGYLVKKGSMFNTWKPMWVVLLEDGIEFYKRKADNSPKGMIPLKGSSINSPCQDFGKRMFVFKLTAAKQQDHFFQAAYLEERDAWVRDIKKAIRCLDGGQRFARKSTRKSIRLPETINLSALYLSMKDPEKGIKELKLEKDKKVFNHCFTGASVIDWLVSSNSIRNRKEGLMLASSLLSEGYLQPAGDTSKAAAEGLSDTPFLDLSDAYYYFPDSGFFCEGNSSDDDVVLKEEFRGMVVKQGCLLKQGHRRKNWKVRKFVLRDDPAYLHYYDPAGGEEPLGAIHLRGCVVTAVEDMPDSKKYDVDNILFEIITASEIHYYLQAASSAERTEWIKAIQTVSRTGK